In Streptomyces sp. NBC_00483, a single window of DNA contains:
- a CDS encoding FdhF/YdeP family oxidoreductase, translating to MSPVNASQDGQDTPEPRVGPAPDEKPDFHPYHHPAAGWGAAKSVTRFMVRERELLDGPRAILKMNHENGGFDCPGCAWPDDLKGLHLDICENGIKHVTWEMTRKRVGREFFAEHSVSELSGWSDFALEDQGRLTEPMSYDPETDHYVPISWKDAFELVGRTVRELDNPNQASFYTSGRLGNEATFLYQLWARELGTNNLPDCSNMCHEASGRALQASLGTGKGTCDLADWERTDALFIMGVNAASNAPRMLTALAEAYERGAQVVHVNPLVEAAATRTIIPHDFKDMALNKATRTSTLNLQVRIGGDMAFLRGIAKAVLEQSGSDPKALDREFIDRHTEGFDAYRALCEATPWDEIERQSGLDRDAILKAARVYRDADRSIISWCLGVTQHEHGVDTVREIVNVLLLRGNLGREGAGPSPVRGHSNVQGNRTCGIDHRPSDAFLARLAEACDIDAPRAHGLDTVGTIEAMRRGDVKVFVGMGGNFALAAPDTPYTYEALRTCELTVQVSTKLNRSHLVHGRRALILPCLGRTEKDEQRGGLQATSVEDSMSMVHLSVGMKRPASKHLLSEPAIIAGMARASLPDSGTPWEWYVEDYDRVRDTMAQVIDGFEDCNRRVRLPLGFRIKQPARELVFLTDSGRAEFSAAPLPDVIPEPGTLALGTMRSHDQWNTTIYSDNDRYRGIKNLRTLVFLNQDDMRERGIGEFDPVDITSTARDGSRRSLAGYLAVPYDIPRGCAAGYMPEMNVLCAIGDHSTQSDQPIMKHVKVTVTLST from the coding sequence ATGAGTCCAGTGAACGCCTCCCAGGACGGTCAGGACACACCGGAGCCGCGCGTCGGCCCTGCGCCCGACGAGAAGCCGGACTTCCACCCGTACCACCACCCGGCGGCGGGCTGGGGCGCCGCCAAGAGCGTCACCCGGTTCATGGTGCGCGAGCGCGAACTGCTCGACGGGCCCCGGGCCATCCTGAAGATGAACCACGAGAACGGCGGCTTCGACTGTCCCGGCTGCGCCTGGCCGGACGACCTCAAGGGCCTGCACCTGGACATCTGCGAGAACGGGATCAAGCACGTCACCTGGGAAATGACGCGCAAGCGGGTCGGGCGCGAGTTCTTCGCCGAGCATTCGGTGAGCGAGCTGTCCGGGTGGAGCGACTTCGCGCTCGAGGACCAGGGCCGGCTGACCGAGCCGATGAGTTACGACCCGGAGACCGACCACTACGTCCCGATCAGCTGGAAGGACGCGTTCGAGCTGGTGGGCCGGACGGTGCGGGAGCTGGACAACCCGAACCAGGCCTCGTTCTACACGTCGGGGCGGCTCGGCAACGAGGCCACGTTCCTCTACCAGTTGTGGGCGCGCGAACTGGGCACGAACAACCTGCCCGACTGCTCCAACATGTGCCACGAGGCCAGCGGCCGCGCCCTGCAGGCGTCCCTGGGCACTGGCAAGGGGACCTGCGACCTCGCGGACTGGGAGAGGACGGACGCCCTGTTCATCATGGGCGTCAACGCGGCCTCCAACGCCCCGCGGATGCTGACCGCGCTGGCCGAGGCGTACGAGCGTGGCGCGCAGGTCGTGCACGTCAACCCGCTCGTCGAAGCGGCGGCGACCCGCACGATCATCCCGCACGACTTCAAGGACATGGCGCTCAACAAGGCGACGCGGACCAGCACCCTGAACCTCCAGGTGCGCATCGGCGGCGACATGGCGTTCCTGCGCGGCATCGCCAAGGCGGTCCTGGAACAGTCAGGATCCGATCCGAAGGCGCTCGACAGGGAGTTCATCGACCGCCACACCGAGGGCTTCGACGCGTACCGCGCGCTGTGCGAGGCGACTCCCTGGGACGAGATCGAGCGCCAGTCGGGGCTGGACCGCGACGCGATCCTCAAGGCGGCCCGCGTGTACCGCGACGCGGACCGCAGCATCATCAGCTGGTGCCTGGGCGTGACGCAGCACGAGCACGGCGTCGACACGGTCCGCGAGATCGTCAACGTCCTTCTGCTGCGCGGCAATCTGGGCCGCGAGGGTGCGGGCCCCTCCCCCGTACGCGGGCACAGCAACGTCCAGGGCAACCGGACCTGCGGCATCGACCACCGGCCGAGCGACGCGTTCCTGGCCCGTCTCGCGGAGGCCTGCGACATCGACGCGCCGCGTGCGCACGGGCTCGACACCGTCGGCACGATCGAGGCGATGCGGCGCGGCGACGTGAAGGTGTTCGTCGGCATGGGCGGCAACTTCGCGCTCGCGGCGCCCGACACCCCTTATACGTACGAGGCGTTGCGCACCTGTGAGCTGACGGTGCAGGTGAGTACGAAGCTCAACCGCAGCCATCTGGTGCACGGCCGCAGGGCGTTGATCCTGCCGTGCCTGGGCCGCACCGAGAAGGACGAGCAGCGCGGCGGCCTCCAGGCCACATCGGTCGAGGACTCGATGAGCATGGTGCACCTGTCCGTCGGCATGAAGCGCCCCGCGTCCAAGCACCTGCTGTCCGAGCCGGCGATCATCGCGGGCATGGCGCGCGCCTCGCTGCCCGACAGCGGTACGCCCTGGGAGTGGTACGTCGAGGACTACGACCGCGTCCGCGACACCATGGCGCAGGTCATCGACGGGTTCGAGGACTGCAACCGCCGGGTGCGCCTCCCGCTCGGCTTCCGCATCAAGCAGCCCGCAAGGGAGTTGGTCTTCCTCACCGACTCGGGCCGCGCCGAGTTCTCCGCCGCCCCACTGCCCGACGTCATCCCGGAACCCGGCACGCTCGCGCTGGGCACGATGCGCTCCCACGACCAGTGGAACACGACGATCTACTCGGACAACGACCGCTACCGGGGCATCAAGAACCTGCGCACGCTGGTCTTCCTGAACCAGGACGACATGCGCGAGCGCGGCATCGGCGAGTTCGACCCGGTCGACATCACGAGCACCGCCAGGGACGGCAGCCGGCGCAGCCTCGCGGGCTATCTGGCCGTCCCGTACGACATCCCGCGCGGCTGCGCGGCCGGGTACATGCCGGAGATGAACGTGCTGTGCGCGATCGGCGACCACAGCACGCAGAGCGACCAGCCCATCATGAAGCACGTCAAGGTGACGGTGACACTCTCGACATGA
- a CDS encoding ATP-dependent Clp protease ATP-binding subunit gives MSMSPFGFGPSDPFSEMFNRFFGTSPASSPPAVQRVPIGRLLTESSQELLNLAAQKAHDDGTSDLDTEHLLWATTKVEPSRRVLEQAGVDPDRLAEEIAKILPQVAGQPSAEPGLTPAAKRSLAAAHAQSQASGVSYIGPEHILGALIADPGTGAARLLSASGLDPQRLANATEQAARPEGSGGGSSGSTGASTTLDEFGRDLTEEAKAGKLDPVVGRAEEIEQTVEILSRRSKNNPVLIGEPGVGKTAIVEGLAQRIVAGEVPDTLKDKRVVSLDLSAMVAGAQYRGQFEERLKKVIEDVQNAGGDIILFIDELHTVVGAGATGEGSMDAGNMLKPALARGELHVVGATTIDEYRKHIEKDAALERRFQPVLIPEPTVEETVQILEGLRDAYEAHHQVRFADGALTAAAELSDRYISDRFLPDKAIDLMDQAGARVRLRNASRSTEVVEREDRIAKLTREKDQAVASEDFEKASELKKQIAEAEGEVAGIEERREGVVSVTAGDIADIVSRRTGIPVAQLTAGEKERLLRLEEEMHARIVGQDEAVTSVSEAVRRNRAGMGDPNRPVGSFLFLGPTGVGKTELAKTLAELLFGDESRMVRFDMSEFQEKHTVARLVGAPPGYVGYDEAGQLTEKVRRQPYSVVLFDEVEKAHPDIFNTLLQILDDGRLTDSQGRTVDFRHCVVIMTSNIGAHRILAHQGDAAELKDELMEELRGRFLPEFLNRIDDIIVFHSLTEDDLGRIVDHLLDQSERRVHAQGLKLEVTEAAKKLLIAHGHQPEFGARPLRRTIQTELDNRIASLLLGGEADPGDTIVADVQNDTLHCTIRRNSTDKE, from the coding sequence ATGTCGATGTCGCCGTTCGGGTTCGGTCCCTCGGACCCCTTCAGTGAGATGTTCAATCGGTTCTTCGGTACGTCCCCCGCGAGCTCGCCGCCGGCGGTGCAGCGCGTGCCCATCGGCCGGCTGCTCACCGAGTCGTCCCAGGAGCTGCTCAACCTGGCCGCGCAGAAGGCCCATGACGACGGCACCTCCGATCTGGACACCGAACATCTGCTGTGGGCGACGACGAAGGTGGAGCCGTCCCGCCGGGTCCTTGAGCAGGCCGGCGTCGACCCCGACCGGCTCGCGGAGGAGATCGCCAAGATCCTTCCGCAGGTGGCCGGACAGCCGTCCGCGGAGCCGGGGCTCACTCCGGCGGCCAAGCGCTCGCTGGCCGCCGCCCACGCCCAGTCCCAGGCCTCGGGCGTCTCCTACATCGGTCCTGAGCACATCCTCGGCGCCCTGATCGCCGACCCCGGGACGGGAGCGGCGCGGCTGCTGAGCGCGAGCGGCCTCGATCCGCAGCGGCTGGCGAACGCCACGGAGCAGGCGGCCCGGCCGGAAGGCAGCGGCGGCGGCAGCAGTGGGTCGACAGGAGCATCCACGACGCTCGACGAGTTCGGGCGCGATCTCACGGAGGAGGCCAAGGCCGGGAAGCTCGATCCGGTCGTGGGCCGCGCCGAGGAGATCGAGCAGACCGTGGAGATCCTCTCCCGGCGCTCCAAGAACAACCCCGTGCTGATCGGCGAGCCCGGCGTCGGCAAGACCGCCATCGTCGAGGGGCTCGCGCAGCGCATCGTCGCGGGCGAGGTCCCCGACACCCTCAAGGACAAGCGGGTCGTCTCCCTCGACCTGTCCGCCATGGTGGCGGGGGCGCAGTACCGCGGCCAGTTCGAGGAACGCCTGAAGAAGGTCATCGAGGACGTCCAGAACGCGGGCGGCGACATCATCCTGTTCATCGACGAGCTGCACACCGTCGTCGGCGCGGGCGCCACCGGCGAGGGTTCCATGGACGCCGGCAACATGCTCAAACCGGCCCTGGCGCGCGGCGAGTTGCACGTCGTCGGCGCCACCACCATCGACGAGTACCGAAAGCACATCGAGAAGGACGCGGCGCTGGAGCGCCGCTTCCAGCCCGTACTCATCCCGGAGCCGACGGTCGAGGAGACCGTGCAGATCCTGGAGGGGCTGCGGGACGCGTACGAGGCGCATCACCAAGTCCGTTTCGCCGACGGCGCGTTGACCGCGGCGGCGGAGCTGTCGGACCGCTACATCAGCGACCGGTTCCTGCCCGACAAGGCCATCGACCTGATGGACCAGGCGGGCGCCCGGGTGCGGCTGCGCAACGCGAGCCGTTCCACCGAGGTCGTCGAGCGCGAGGACCGGATCGCCAAGCTGACCCGTGAGAAGGACCAGGCCGTCGCCTCCGAGGACTTCGAGAAGGCCTCCGAGCTGAAGAAGCAGATCGCCGAGGCGGAGGGCGAGGTCGCCGGGATCGAGGAGCGCCGTGAGGGCGTGGTCTCGGTGACGGCCGGCGACATCGCCGACATCGTCTCGCGCCGCACCGGCATCCCGGTCGCCCAGCTGACGGCCGGCGAGAAGGAGCGGCTGCTGCGGCTCGAGGAGGAGATGCACGCCCGCATCGTCGGGCAGGACGAGGCGGTCACCTCGGTCTCCGAGGCGGTGCGCCGCAACCGGGCGGGCATGGGCGACCCGAACCGGCCCGTCGGCTCGTTCCTCTTCCTCGGCCCGACCGGCGTCGGCAAGACCGAACTCGCCAAGACCCTGGCCGAGTTGCTGTTCGGCGACGAGAGCCGCATGGTCCGCTTCGACATGAGCGAGTTCCAGGAGAAGCACACCGTCGCCCGGCTCGTCGGCGCCCCTCCCGGTTACGTCGGCTACGACGAGGCGGGGCAGCTCACCGAGAAGGTCCGCCGCCAGCCCTACAGCGTGGTCCTGTTCGACGAGGTCGAGAAGGCGCACCCCGACATCTTCAACACGCTGCTGCAGATCCTCGACGACGGCCGGCTCACCGACTCCCAGGGCCGCACCGTCGACTTCCGGCACTGCGTGGTCATCATGACGTCCAACATCGGCGCCCACCGCATCCTCGCCCACCAGGGCGACGCCGCCGAGCTCAAGGACGAGCTGATGGAGGAGCTGCGGGGCCGCTTCCTGCCGGAGTTCCTCAACCGCATCGACGACATCATCGTCTTCCACAGCCTCACCGAGGACGACCTCGGCCGGATCGTCGACCATCTGCTGGACCAGAGCGAGCGCCGGGTGCACGCGCAGGGGCTGAAACTGGAGGTCACCGAGGCGGCCAAGAAGCTGCTGATCGCGCACGGGCACCAGCCGGAGTTCGGCGCCCGCCCGCTGCGCCGCACCATCCAGACCGAGCTCGACAACCGCATCGCGTCCCTGCTGCTCGGCGGCGAGGCCGACCCGGGCGACACGATCGTCGCCGACGTGCAGAACGACACCCTGCACTGCACGATTCGCAGGAACTCCACCGACAAGGAATGA
- a CDS encoding FUSC family protein, whose product MALVAVPMALAGQAEASVYAMMGAFTTTFGRNFPYARRARVLALVALSMTASVGAGAALGVWARPQDGGAGAAVVVAAMAVVAGVAKAGCDAARLRGLGAVLLLFSFAVSAYGAPTPSDVQVRTALAALGAAVAWVLAMAGRYAHPDRPQRLAVAVALRELAGLLDATIDDGGTDRLARHRATAAVLEAHRALGLAPATAAERGSEGGPCVRLAAISWSVLIRSASRPPDLPAGPAGHLRGQVVILLGRRRGEPELLPGVEALAGIGTGTGARDTRGTQPAAPARVDGPLALEQRAAVLTIGRRADAAGRASRRAVLLVPALRMTLGTGLAGGIALLLGLGHGYWAAISAAAVLHSINVRTAAQRAVQRTLGTAAGLALAVAVLALHPGPLTLVLVIVLLEFLLEYGVAHNYGIGVVFLTPLALLMSDLANPVSAEDLVQDRVLGSAVGIVVALLCALVLIHGRAAERVRRALTACGAAAELAERALANPGTSTLPELRSRLAEAVVELRDADDAAAGELWPAELDPTELAAAEQRAHGILRRLE is encoded by the coding sequence ATGGCTCTGGTCGCCGTCCCGATGGCGCTCGCCGGGCAGGCCGAAGCGTCCGTCTACGCGATGATGGGCGCATTCACCACGACGTTCGGACGCAACTTCCCTTACGCCCGCCGGGCCCGGGTGCTCGCCCTTGTCGCGCTCTCCATGACGGCCTCCGTCGGTGCCGGAGCGGCGCTCGGCGTCTGGGCCCGCCCGCAGGACGGGGGAGCGGGCGCCGCCGTGGTGGTCGCCGCCATGGCGGTCGTGGCCGGGGTCGCGAAGGCCGGCTGCGACGCGGCCCGGTTGAGAGGGCTCGGCGCGGTACTGCTGCTGTTCTCGTTCGCGGTGTCCGCCTACGGAGCCCCGACACCGTCCGACGTTCAGGTGCGCACAGCACTGGCGGCACTGGGCGCGGCCGTGGCCTGGGTGCTGGCGATGGCCGGCCGGTACGCACATCCCGACCGGCCCCAACGGCTGGCCGTGGCCGTGGCGCTGCGTGAGCTCGCCGGGCTGCTCGATGCCACCATCGACGACGGCGGGACGGACCGGCTCGCGCGCCACCGGGCGACCGCCGCCGTGCTCGAGGCGCACCGGGCCCTCGGCCTGGCACCCGCGACCGCCGCCGAACGCGGGAGCGAGGGCGGGCCCTGCGTCCGCCTGGCAGCCATCTCGTGGTCCGTGCTGATCCGCTCCGCGAGCCGCCCGCCGGACCTGCCGGCGGGGCCGGCCGGACACCTGCGCGGCCAGGTGGTCATCCTCCTGGGGCGTCGCCGAGGGGAACCGGAGCTGCTCCCAGGCGTGGAGGCGCTCGCGGGGATCGGAACCGGGACCGGTGCGCGCGACACCCGGGGCACTCAACCCGCCGCCCCGGCCCGCGTGGACGGGCCACTCGCCCTGGAACAGCGAGCCGCCGTCCTGACCATCGGGCGCCGCGCCGACGCGGCAGGCCGCGCCTCCCGCCGCGCCGTCCTGCTCGTGCCCGCCCTGCGCATGACGCTCGGCACCGGCCTCGCCGGAGGCATCGCCCTGCTGCTCGGCCTGGGCCACGGCTACTGGGCGGCGATCTCCGCGGCCGCCGTGCTCCACTCGATCAACGTGCGCACCGCCGCCCAGCGCGCTGTCCAGCGCACCCTGGGCACCGCCGCCGGACTGGCGCTCGCCGTCGCCGTGCTGGCGCTGCACCCCGGGCCCCTGACGCTCGTCCTCGTCATCGTGCTCCTGGAGTTCCTGCTGGAGTACGGGGTCGCGCACAACTACGGCATCGGGGTCGTGTTCCTGACGCCCCTGGCCCTGCTGATGAGCGACCTCGCGAACCCCGTATCGGCCGAAGACCTGGTTCAGGACCGGGTGTTGGGCAGCGCTGTGGGCATCGTCGTGGCCCTGCTGTGCGCGCTCGTCCTCATCCACGGTCGTGCGGCGGAGCGGGTGCGGCGCGCGCTGACGGCATGCGGCGCCGCGGCCGAACTCGCCGAGCGGGCCCTGGCGAACCCGGGCACTTCCACGCTGCCTGAGTTGCGGTCGCGGCTGGCCGAGGCCGTCGTCGAACTCCGTGACGCCGACGACGCCGCGGCAGGCGAACTGTGGCCCGCCGAGCTCGATCCCACCGAACTCGCCGCCGCCGAACAGCGCGCGCACGGGATCCTGCGGCGCCTGGAGTGA
- a CDS encoding PucR family transcriptional regulator, with protein MAGHIADTDGRVPDPLLGELVAWAEQQLPRLIDDVCAATRDRIDLYRDESIVPGAELRASVAVNLQFILDGLAERRTDAGIGTGPRTAPDLSAPAETGRRRAHQRAPLPEVLRCYRIACAMLWDLFVEHARRVARPDFLDALLAASSTLWRLSDEHALALTEAYRSATAELLVAQQRRRSALMEALFTGRLVPESGSWEVGRLLGLPLDTKLTVAAAETAGLAEESLVGVERMLGGLGIVSAWHLTPALQAGVIALRDEQRDEVLGVLRAAAASRTGVSPAYESLADTPRALHLARAALADIPVGKAGVREFSTSPLSALIAYDPDEGRRLAKEVLGPVLALPQEDRVALLQTLRAYVDQAGSAESAARVLHCHPNTVRYRLNRVRELTGRSLSDPRSLAELVTATDAVRMDTDG; from the coding sequence ATGGCTGGGCACATCGCGGACACAGACGGCCGAGTGCCGGACCCTCTGCTCGGTGAGCTGGTCGCGTGGGCGGAGCAGCAACTGCCCCGGCTGATCGACGACGTGTGCGCGGCCACCCGCGACCGCATCGACCTCTACCGCGACGAAAGCATCGTCCCGGGCGCGGAGTTGCGCGCCTCTGTAGCGGTCAACCTGCAGTTCATCCTCGACGGTCTCGCGGAGCGCAGGACTGACGCAGGAATCGGTACCGGACCCAGGACCGCGCCCGACCTGTCTGCGCCCGCCGAGACGGGGCGGCGCCGCGCGCACCAGCGGGCGCCGCTGCCCGAGGTGCTGCGCTGCTACCGCATCGCCTGCGCGATGCTCTGGGACCTGTTCGTCGAGCACGCCCGGCGCGTCGCCCGCCCGGACTTCCTGGACGCGCTGCTCGCCGCGTCGAGCACCCTGTGGCGGCTCTCCGACGAGCACGCGCTCGCCCTCACGGAGGCCTACCGATCGGCGACCGCGGAGCTGCTGGTCGCACAGCAGCGGCGGCGTTCGGCCCTCATGGAGGCGCTGTTCACCGGCCGGCTGGTGCCCGAGTCCGGTTCGTGGGAGGTCGGCAGGCTGCTGGGGCTGCCCCTCGACACGAAGCTGACGGTGGCGGCCGCGGAGACCGCCGGTCTCGCCGAGGAGAGCCTGGTCGGCGTGGAACGCATGCTGGGCGGGCTCGGCATCGTGTCGGCCTGGCATCTCACGCCTGCTCTCCAGGCCGGAGTGATCGCGCTGCGCGACGAGCAGCGCGACGAAGTCCTGGGCGTGCTGCGCGCGGCCGCCGCGTCCCGTACCGGTGTGAGCCCCGCGTACGAGTCGCTCGCCGACACACCGCGCGCGCTTCACCTCGCCCGGGCGGCGCTCGCCGACATCCCTGTCGGGAAGGCCGGGGTACGGGAGTTCAGCACCAGCCCCCTCTCCGCGCTGATCGCCTACGACCCGGACGAGGGGCGGCGACTGGCCAAGGAGGTGCTCGGTCCTGTGCTCGCCCTGCCCCAGGAGGACCGCGTCGCGCTGCTGCAGACGCTGCGGGCCTACGTCGATCAGGCCGGGTCGGCCGAGAGCGCGGCGCGCGTGCTGCACTGCCACCCGAACACCGTCCGGTACCGGCTGAACCGCGTCCGCGAACTCACCGGCCGCTCGCTCAGTGATCCGCGCTCGCTGGCGGAGCTGGTGACCGCGACGGACGCCGTCCGAATGGACACCGACGGCTAG
- a CDS encoding DUF1345 domain-containing protein, translated as MSAWLPTSAVPRLAVSVGVGLVAAVAVGLPVSVPMGILAGIAAAELVFVVTGWLVMWPMDATATRREARREDFAPVTEEFAVVGTALCGLGAIVVLLLLDGSGARHAGAAVALGGVFMAWAALHLMYAARYAYLYYQGSAGGIDFNSEDPPAYRDFFYFSYNLGMTYQVSDTDVSSSVIRSVVLRHSLLSYLFGTSLLATAINLVAGMVTG; from the coding sequence ATGAGCGCCTGGTTGCCGACGTCCGCGGTTCCCCGCCTGGCCGTCTCCGTGGGGGTCGGCCTTGTGGCCGCGGTGGCCGTCGGCCTTCCGGTCAGTGTGCCGATGGGCATCCTCGCGGGCATCGCCGCCGCGGAGCTGGTCTTCGTGGTGACGGGCTGGCTGGTGATGTGGCCGATGGACGCCACCGCCACGCGCCGCGAGGCACGGCGTGAGGACTTCGCCCCCGTCACCGAGGAGTTCGCGGTGGTCGGCACGGCACTGTGCGGGCTTGGAGCCATCGTGGTGCTGCTGCTCCTCGACGGCTCCGGAGCCCGGCACGCGGGGGCCGCGGTCGCCCTGGGCGGTGTGTTCATGGCGTGGGCGGCCCTGCACCTGATGTACGCCGCGCGCTATGCCTATCTGTACTACCAGGGCTCCGCGGGCGGAATCGACTTCAACTCCGAGGACCCTCCGGCGTACCGGGACTTCTTCTATTTCAGTTACAACCTCGGAATGACGTACCAGGTATCCGACACCGACGTCTCCAGTTCGGTGATCCGGTCGGTCGTGCTGCGGCACTCGCTCCTTTCGTACCTCTTCGGCACCAGCCTTCTGGCCACCGCCATCAATTTGGTCGCGGGCATGGTCACGGGCTGA
- a CDS encoding serine hydrolase domain-containing protein, with translation MSRASTAQAWIAEHLPKLTAVHKVPGAQVAVLVDGEVVDAAAGVVNRATGVPVTPDAVFQIGSITKVWTATLIQQLANEGRLDLDRPVRQYLPEFALADEHAAASVTVRQLLCHTSGVEGDRFTDTGANDDAIERYLPTLADAEQLYPPGEQFSYCNSGYVVLGRLVEVLREQTFNAALREHLIAPLGLAHVATHVGEAILELPAIGHLGPDSQPAPVYGLPPSTAPAGAALAMPARSLLGFVQLHLDERAFDVMRETQVTAPPLGALGDRWGLGWMLYDQPERSMIGHDGGTIGQYAFLRVVPEAGVAVAVLTNGGDAAALFQDLGGHLLGELADARLPALPRVPEQPAPVDAHRATGTYRSTLLDFDLTVHDDGTTSLTTTPRTSEARVLLGKDSITQQLVGLGPDRLITVEERAGRHEVFVLIGKDADGRAQYLHNSRAAARFTG, from the coding sequence ATGTCACGAGCGTCCACCGCTCAGGCCTGGATCGCGGAGCATCTGCCCAAGCTGACAGCCGTGCACAAGGTGCCCGGCGCCCAGGTCGCCGTGCTCGTGGACGGCGAGGTGGTGGACGCGGCCGCCGGTGTCGTGAACAGGGCCACCGGGGTGCCCGTCACCCCGGACGCGGTCTTCCAGATCGGGTCGATCACCAAGGTCTGGACGGCGACCCTGATCCAGCAGCTGGCGAACGAGGGTCGGCTCGACCTGGACCGCCCGGTGCGGCAGTACCTGCCGGAGTTCGCCCTGGCCGACGAGCACGCAGCCGCCAGCGTCACCGTCCGCCAACTGCTCTGCCACACCTCGGGAGTCGAAGGCGACCGGTTCACCGACACGGGCGCGAACGACGACGCGATCGAGCGCTATCTGCCCACCCTGGCCGACGCCGAGCAGCTGTACCCGCCGGGCGAACAGTTCTCGTACTGCAACAGCGGCTACGTCGTCCTCGGCCGCCTCGTCGAGGTGCTGCGCGAGCAGACCTTCAACGCGGCGCTGCGCGAGCACCTGATCGCGCCCCTCGGCCTCGCCCACGTGGCGACCCATGTCGGCGAGGCCATCCTGGAACTGCCCGCCATCGGCCACCTCGGCCCCGACTCGCAGCCCGCGCCGGTCTACGGGCTGCCGCCCTCCACCGCCCCGGCCGGCGCCGCACTTGCGATGCCGGCGCGCAGCCTGCTCGGGTTCGTCCAACTCCACCTGGATGAGCGCGCGTTCGATGTGATGCGCGAGACGCAGGTGACAGCGCCACCCCTGGGGGCGCTGGGCGACCGCTGGGGGCTCGGCTGGATGCTGTACGACCAGCCCGAGCGTTCCATGATCGGCCACGACGGCGGCACGATCGGACAGTACGCGTTCTTGCGGGTCGTGCCGGAGGCGGGCGTCGCCGTCGCCGTGCTCACCAACGGCGGCGACGCGGCGGCGCTCTTCCAGGACCTCGGCGGTCACCTGCTCGGCGAACTCGCCGACGCACGGCTGCCCGCCCTGCCCCGGGTCCCCGAGCAGCCGGCACCGGTCGACGCGCACCGCGCCACCGGCACGTACCGCTCCACGTTGCTCGATTTCGACCTCACCGTCCACGACGACGGCACCACGTCACTGACCACCACGCCGCGCACCAGCGAGGCCAGGGTGTTGCTCGGCAAGGACAGCATCACCCAGCAGTTGGTCGGCCTCGGCCCCGACCGACTGATCACCGTCGAGGAACGCGCGGGGCGACACGAGGTTTTCGTCCTGATCGGCAAGGACGCGGACGGGCGGGCGCAGTACCTCCACAACAGCCGGGCGGCGGCGCGCTTCACGGGTTGA
- a CDS encoding NUDIX hydrolase family protein, with translation MTETTPGWLASDELELVRARMPILYVEAVPVRVADSGEVTSVGLLLRIGPDGNVSRTLVSGRVLHHERVRDALLRHLEKDLGPVALPRVPASLQPFTVAEYFPTQGVTPYHDPRQHAVSLAYIVPVAGDCQPRQDALDLVWFSPEDAVSSAMQDEMPGGHGALLKQALAHAGLGL, from the coding sequence ATGACAGAGACAACGCCCGGGTGGCTGGCCTCCGACGAGCTGGAGCTGGTCCGTGCCCGCATGCCGATCCTCTACGTCGAAGCCGTGCCGGTGCGCGTCGCGGACAGCGGCGAGGTGACCAGCGTAGGACTGCTGCTCCGCATCGGCCCCGACGGCAACGTGAGCCGCACGCTGGTCTCCGGCCGCGTGCTGCATCACGAACGGGTCCGCGACGCCCTCCTGCGCCACCTCGAAAAGGATCTCGGCCCGGTGGCGCTGCCCCGGGTGCCGGCCTCCCTGCAACCGTTCACCGTCGCCGAGTACTTCCCGACGCAAGGCGTCACGCCGTACCACGACCCGCGCCAGCACGCGGTCTCGCTGGCCTACATCGTTCCAGTGGCCGGGGACTGCCAGCCCCGGCAGGACGCGCTCGACCTGGTCTGGTTCAGCCCCGAGGACGCGGTCTCGTCGGCCATGCAGGACGAGATGCCCGGCGGCCACGGCGCCCTCCTCAAACAGGCCCTCGCCCACGCGGGCCTCGGCCTCTGA
- a CDS encoding AAA family ATPase: MTKLFLTVGLPGAGKTTRARQLAEEHGALRLTPDEWMIPLFGEPDADGKRDVLEGRLLWLALEALRVGTDVVLDFGCWSRDERSAIRSLVTSEGASCHLVYVPVDHDTQRARIAHRQATTPDQTFPMSEAELLRWRSLFEEPDAAELEGRRIDGPPPGWAGWREWAVHRWLSLG, translated from the coding sequence ATGACCAAGTTGTTCCTGACGGTCGGCCTGCCCGGGGCCGGCAAGACCACGCGGGCCCGGCAACTGGCCGAGGAGCACGGGGCCCTTCGACTGACGCCGGACGAGTGGATGATTCCGCTGTTCGGCGAGCCGGACGCTGACGGAAAGCGGGACGTGCTGGAGGGGCGCCTGCTGTGGCTGGCCCTGGAGGCACTGCGGGTTGGCACCGATGTCGTGCTGGATTTCGGCTGCTGGTCCCGTGACGAGCGATCCGCGATCCGCTCGCTGGTGACATCCGAGGGCGCGTCCTGCCACCTGGTGTACGTGCCGGTGGACCACGACACCCAGCGCGCCCGCATCGCCCATCGCCAGGCGACCACCCCGGACCAGACCTTCCCCATGAGCGAGGCGGAACTCCTGCGCTGGAGGTCGCTGTTCGAAGAGCCCGACGCGGCGGAGCTCGAGGGCCGGCGGATCGACGGCCCGCCGCCCGGGTGGGCGGGGTGGCGGGAGTGGGCCGTGCACCGGTGGCTGTCGCTCGGCTGA